The genomic interval TGCGGGCGGCGAGATTGGATATGCCGCTTGCCGCACCCGTGTATTCAAAGCGGAGCGCGAATTCGCTGATGCCGAATGCGCTCGCGGCGTACATGACAAGGGCAAGTATTCGATGCATGACGGCCCCTCAGAGTTCCTTGAAGAACCGCAGATTCTCCGCCATCTCCGTCGGGAGCGTTCCGCCGGACTTGGTGTATTTGAAGTAATGGTTCTCGATCTCGATGACCTTTTTCCGCCGCATATTGGTGAATCGGTTGGCTATCTCCACGTACATCGGGAGCTTTGACACATGCTCGCGTATCGGTTTTGCGAACGGTACGTGACGATACAGGATGGAGCGTGCGACCTTGTTGAGACGCAGTATCCCTTTCGACTCATAGGAGAGCCATGTGAGATAATCCTGCGTGAACACATCGCGGATATTGCTCCGGTTCTTCTCCATCTGCGCCTCGAGACTCTGCTTCGCCTCATCGGAAAGGTCGCGGTTCTTCTTATAGAACTGGATGTAATCGGTGTAGTCAGCGGTGAGCGAACTCTGCGTGACATCGTTCCATGCGGGGCCCATCATCGTCTTGCAGAGTTCCCAGCGGAACGCGCCGATGGTACGTATGAGCAGATTGACGATGTTCTCATTGGTGAATATCGGGAGCACGATGCGCCCGCGGCTCGAACGGTTGCGCCCGCTTATCTCCTGCCACATGAACGCGCGGCTGCCGTACGTCGGCATGAGAATGAAATCCGGGATGACCTTCTTCATCACGAATTCCTTGTCGATATCCTTCTCCTGATCGCGGTAGAGGAGCTCCCGGTGGAAGCAGGAGAAATCGATGGCGAGAATATCCGATATCGCCTGCTCGACGGCTTCGCGTGTCAGAAGCGACTGAGTGAGATCGCGGATGATCATGTCCTTGTGGAGCACGGGGAAATAGGTGCTTATCTGCCCGTAACAGAGGCGATGCGTGGAACGGAACATGTTCTCGACCTCATGCTTGAGCCTGCGCTCGGGACTGTCGCGGTAGCTCGCTTCCTCGGCTTCGTTGAGGAGCCCTCGCTTCTTCATCTCGCGTATCGACTCGTTGAAGTCCTGCCCGAGCTCATTGACCGACGGCTCGTTCTCTTTCGTCTGTATCGTGATGAGCCAGTCGCGGATATTGCGGACGGGTATTTCCGGATTGAACGGGCTTCTGTCGACCAGTTTATAGAGCGTGAGCGCCTGCTCGGGATTGAGCAGTGTCTCATCCATGTACGCATAGGTGAGGAACATGTGATAGAGCCGCGTCTTATCGCCGCTTTTAAGCACGTTTTTGTAGACGTTCTCGTATATCTCGAAGAACACCGATGTGACCGCTTTGCGTATCTTGCGTGCGTCGCTTTCGGAGTCGAACTTGTCCGGGAGCTTCTTGAACTGTTCGAGGGCCTCAAAGAACGCGTCCGCACGCTCTTTGGTGATGCCGGAGAATTTTACTATCTTCTTGACGCTGTCCTTCAATTCCGCGGGCAGATGCTCGAAGCCTTCGCTCACGCTTACGGATGCCGCTTCTTCCTGCTTCGTCGATCCGGCGCCCTTCGCCTGATTGTAGAGGTTCGTCATGAATTCCTCATCGACGGCGGGCTTGGCGAGATACTCGCTTCCGAACGTGCCGATGAGCTCTTGTACCTTTGCGGTGATGAAATCGAGCGTGGCGACGGTGGCGCTTACGTCCTTTTTCGTCTTGCGGAGTTCAATGGCCGCTTTCGCGTATTCGGTGAAAAGGGATTCGCCGTGTTCCGCGTAGAGCGTTTCGAACGATCTGACGAGCGCGATGAAGGCGTTCTTAAGTTCGCTCGCGAGCGTAAAAAGCACATCGGACGCCTGCTTCGCGAAATAGCTCGTGAGTATCGGGTCGGCGGTGAAAAGCGCTTTTTTCTGTTCGGACGCGAGCGCCTTGAGCCGTCGGAAAAAATCGGCGTCCTCGGGACGGAGCTCCGTATCCTGCACGTACGATGTGTTGAACATCTTCGAGAAATCGCTTGCAAAGAAGTCCGCGCTGAAGCTTCGCGGTATCGCCGTGCCCGAAGCGGTGAGGGCATCGCGGTAGGTCGAGGCGCTCTGCATGAATTCCGAACGCGGCGATATGCTGAACCCGAGTGACTGTTTCAAGTGCCAGAAATAAACGGCGAGATTGTCGGCAAGGCGCTGCGTTGCCTGCACGGTCTTATTGATCTTCGCGAGCGCGAGATAGGAGTTCTCCACGGCATAGGCGAGAGAATCGAAGATGAACGGCGCATATTCGCGTTTGCCGTTCATGAACGCCTTGACGTGATCGGCGGAGTTGGCCATCATCGCGTAGACGGTCGATGCCGCCGCGGCGCGATAGCTGAACGAGTACGGCGTCGCAAGGAAAAGGGCGTCGATACCGACGAACATGCCCTGCGGCATTGAAAAGACGCGGTAGCTCGCGCGCGCCACATCTTTCTCGTTCGCGGTACCGGTGAGCGTGGAGATGTACACTTCCGCCTTGCCCTGCGTGAGCATATTGATCGACTGGGCCGGCTGGCCCTCAAAAAAAATGATATCGTTCTGCGCTACCTGATAATTGCCGTTCTGATAAGGGACTACGCTCATTGTTTCGCCTATATCGGTTGATAGTTCACAATGGCTGGATTATAT from Spirochaetota bacterium carries:
- a CDS encoding cyclic nucleotide-binding domain-containing protein, with amino-acid sequence MSVVPYQNGNYQVAQNDIIFFEGQPAQSINMLTQGKAEVYISTLTGTANEKDVARASYRVFSMPQGMFVGIDALFLATPYSFSYRAAAASTVYAMMANSADHVKAFMNGKREYAPFIFDSLAYAVENSYLALAKINKTVQATQRLADNLAVYFWHLKQSLGFSISPRSEFMQSASTYRDALTASGTAIPRSFSADFFASDFSKMFNTSYVQDTELRPEDADFFRRLKALASEQKKALFTADPILTSYFAKQASDVLFTLASELKNAFIALVRSFETLYAEHGESLFTEYAKAAIELRKTKKDVSATVATLDFITAKVQELIGTFGSEYLAKPAVDEEFMTNLYNQAKGAGSTKQEEAASVSVSEGFEHLPAELKDSVKKIVKFSGITKERADAFFEALEQFKKLPDKFDSESDARKIRKAVTSVFFEIYENVYKNVLKSGDKTRLYHMFLTYAYMDETLLNPEQALTLYKLVDRSPFNPEIPVRNIRDWLITIQTKENEPSVNELGQDFNESIREMKKRGLLNEAEEASYRDSPERRLKHEVENMFRSTHRLCYGQISTYFPVLHKDMIIRDLTQSLLTREAVEQAISDILAIDFSCFHRELLYRDQEKDIDKEFVMKKVIPDFILMPTYGSRAFMWQEISGRNRSSRGRIVLPIFTNENIVNLLIRTIGAFRWELCKTMMGPAWNDVTQSSLTADYTDYIQFYKKNRDLSDEAKQSLEAQMEKNRSNIRDVFTQDYLTWLSYESKGILRLNKVARSILYRHVPFAKPIREHVSKLPMYVEIANRFTNMRRKKVIEIENHYFKYTKSGGTLPTEMAENLRFFKEL